In Lusitaniella coriacea LEGE 07157, one DNA window encodes the following:
- a CDS encoding 5-(carboxyamino)imidazole ribonucleotide synthase: MKRIGVIGGGQLAWMMAGAAKKLDVELIVQTPKADDPAAATARDTIFAAIDDAQAAAKLAQQCDVITFENEFINLNALKSLAQEGVCFRPRLEALSPLLDKYDQRCYLQRIGLPVPPFSLLENEADFPSQFPVVLKARRHGYDGQGTFIIQSKDELEALWDRLGRPSLLLEEFIPFERELAIMAARGVDGEVVLYPVVETQQEDQVCRRVIAPADVSPDTVSQIETFAQTLLTQLQVIGIFGIEFFLTATGQILVNEIAPRTHNSGHYTLDACEISQFEMHLRTVAGLPLLPPKMRVPRAVMVNLLGYEHSQSDYPEKRAKIAEIPQTFVHWYGKTESRPGRKLGHVTTLLKNRDPQEVATQIEAIWYNA, encoded by the coding sequence ATGAAACGAATTGGCGTAATTGGCGGCGGACAACTGGCGTGGATGATGGCGGGTGCGGCAAAAAAATTGGATGTGGAATTGATCGTGCAAACACCCAAAGCCGACGACCCCGCAGCCGCAACTGCGCGCGATACAATTTTTGCAGCCATTGACGATGCCCAAGCCGCCGCAAAACTCGCACAGCAATGCGATGTCATTACCTTTGAAAACGAATTCATCAACCTCAACGCCCTCAAATCTCTCGCCCAGGAAGGCGTTTGTTTCCGTCCCCGCCTCGAAGCCCTCTCCCCCCTCCTCGATAAATACGATCAACGCTGCTATCTCCAACGAATTGGCTTGCCCGTTCCCCCCTTTAGCCTGTTAGAGAATGAGGCAGATTTTCCCTCGCAATTTCCCGTCGTTCTCAAAGCGCGGCGACACGGTTACGACGGACAGGGAACCTTTATCATTCAAAGTAAAGATGAGCTAGAAGCCCTCTGGGATCGCCTGGGGCGACCTTCACTCCTTTTGGAAGAATTTATTCCTTTTGAGCGGGAATTAGCGATTATGGCGGCGCGAGGAGTCGATGGGGAAGTCGTTCTTTATCCGGTGGTGGAAACTCAACAGGAAGACCAGGTGTGTCGTCGGGTTATTGCCCCTGCGGATGTGTCTCCGGATACCGTATCGCAAATTGAAACTTTCGCCCAAACCCTCTTAACGCAACTCCAAGTTATCGGCATTTTCGGCATTGAATTTTTCCTCACTGCAACAGGTCAAATCCTTGTCAACGAAATTGCGCCGCGCACCCACAATTCCGGACACTATACCCTCGATGCTTGCGAGATTTCCCAATTTGAAATGCACCTACGTACCGTTGCTGGGTTGCCCCTCCTTCCTCCAAAAATGCGCGTTCCTAGGGCTGTGATGGTCAATTTATTGGGTTACGAACATTCTCAATCAGATTATCCCGAAAAAAGAGCGAAAATCGCCGAAATTCCCCAAACCTTCGTGCATTGGTACGGCAAAACCGAATCTCGTCCCGGTCGAAAACTCGGTCACGTTACTACCTTATTAAAAAATCGCGATCCCCAAGAAGTCGCAACACAAATTGAAGCGATTTGGTATAACGCTTAA
- a CDS encoding mannose-1-phosphate guanylyltransferase, with product MNNSLIPVILAGGKGERFWPLSRRQRPKQFLCLDGSGRSLLQATADRLLDLAGGWDRLWVITSAVIADGVREQLPELPEENLLVEPEGRDTAPAVAWATLEVAKRHGKDAIAGFFPADHWIGNRQGFQDTLNAAAQLAATEDAIVTLGISPGYASTGYGYIEQGEPKGNYGNLPVYKVSRFTEKPDRATAEEFIQTGQFSWNSGMFIFRANTVLSELATHAPAMLNALQDKGKAAYATLEKKSIDYALMEKTQLAYVLPADFGWDDLGDWNSLERLLKGESKNVELARHVGKDTEGSILYASDENEVIVTIGMEDVVIVRDGNATLVVHKSRTQDIKKVLKELQGDAELEKLL from the coding sequence ATGAACAATTCTTTAATTCCAGTCATTCTTGCGGGGGGAAAAGGAGAGCGGTTTTGGCCCCTCAGCCGCCGCCAGCGTCCCAAACAGTTTCTCTGTCTCGATGGGAGCGGTCGCAGTCTCCTCCAAGCCACCGCAGATCGATTGCTCGATTTAGCGGGAGGGTGGGATCGCCTTTGGGTGATTACCTCTGCGGTAATTGCCGATGGCGTTCGGGAACAACTGCCGGAATTGCCCGAAGAAAACTTACTCGTGGAACCCGAAGGACGGGATACTGCCCCTGCTGTGGCTTGGGCAACCTTGGAAGTGGCAAAACGTCATGGCAAAGACGCGATCGCGGGCTTCTTTCCCGCAGACCATTGGATCGGCAACCGACAAGGGTTTCAGGACACGCTCAATGCTGCCGCACAACTCGCTGCAACTGAGGACGCGATCGTAACCCTAGGGATCTCTCCCGGCTACGCCTCCACCGGATACGGCTACATCGAACAAGGGGAACCCAAGGGCAATTATGGCAACCTGCCCGTCTACAAAGTCAGCCGCTTCACCGAAAAACCCGATCGCGCCACCGCCGAAGAATTCATCCAAACCGGGCAATTTAGCTGGAATAGCGGAATGTTCATTTTCCGAGCAAATACCGTCCTCTCAGAACTGGCAACCCACGCCCCAGCAATGCTCAACGCCCTCCAGGACAAAGGAAAAGCAGCCTACGCAACTCTAGAGAAAAAGAGCATCGACTACGCCCTCATGGAAAAAACCCAACTCGCCTATGTCCTTCCCGCAGACTTTGGTTGGGACGATCTCGGCGACTGGAATTCCCTCGAACGCCTCTTAAAAGGGGAAAGCAAAAATGTTGAACTCGCCCGTCACGTGGGCAAAGATACCGAAGGGTCAATTCTCTACGCCAGCGATGAGAATGAAGTCATCGTCACCATTGGCATGGAGGATGTCGTGATCGTGCGCGATGGCAATGCCACCCTCGTCGTCCACAAAAGTCGCACCCAAGACATCAAAAAAGTTCTCAAAGAATTGCAAGGGGACGCGGAGTTGGAGAAACTACTTTAG
- a CDS encoding Fe(3+) ABC transporter substrate-binding protein, giving the protein MNPKITRRTFLVGSTALTAIIVGKLPRASAQTTAVNLYSSRHYDTDEALYSSFRGGRINLIEGKAGELIERIKSESTNSPADLLLTVDAGNLWRAEQEGLFESVESNTLRERIPNKFRHPDGLWFGFSARARVILYNRERVNPTQLSTYEDLANPKWRGKILIRSSSNIYNQSLVASLVAAYGEAKAKEWLEGFTANFAREPESNDTGQIKACAAGIGDIAIANSYYYARLAKSDDPENQEVVEKVGIFFPNQGRGERGTHVNISGGGVLKTAPNKAAAIAFLEHLASDRSQRYFAEGNNEYPVVEGIETDPVLKSFGEFESDSLNVSEFGRNQATAVRLMNEVGWP; this is encoded by the coding sequence ATGAACCCCAAAATTACACGACGAACTTTCCTGGTAGGTAGTACTGCCCTAACTGCAATTATCGTGGGCAAATTGCCGAGAGCATCTGCTCAAACGACAGCGGTTAACCTTTACTCCTCTCGTCACTACGACACGGACGAGGCACTCTACAGTTCTTTCAGGGGCGGTCGTATCAATTTGATTGAAGGCAAGGCGGGGGAATTGATCGAACGGATCAAGAGCGAATCCACCAATAGTCCTGCGGATCTGTTGTTGACTGTTGATGCTGGCAACCTCTGGCGTGCCGAGCAAGAAGGATTATTTGAATCAGTTGAATCTAACACGCTGAGAGAAAGAATTCCTAATAAATTCCGTCATCCAGACGGTCTGTGGTTTGGATTCTCAGCACGCGCCCGCGTTATTTTGTACAACCGAGAGCGCGTCAATCCAACCCAGCTTTCGACCTATGAAGACCTTGCCAATCCCAAGTGGCGCGGCAAAATATTAATCCGTTCGTCGAGTAATATTTACAATCAATCCCTCGTTGCGTCCCTCGTTGCAGCCTACGGCGAAGCTAAGGCGAAAGAATGGCTTGAAGGTTTTACTGCCAACTTTGCACGGGAGCCAGAAAGCAATGATACGGGTCAAATTAAAGCCTGTGCGGCTGGGATTGGCGATATTGCCATTGCCAATAGTTATTACTACGCGCGTCTTGCAAAATCAGACGATCCGGAAAATCAAGAGGTTGTTGAGAAAGTTGGTATCTTTTTCCCCAACCAAGGTAGAGGCGAGCGCGGTACGCACGTGAATATCAGTGGTGGCGGCGTACTGAAAACGGCTCCGAACAAAGCAGCCGCGATCGCGTTCCTCGAACATCTTGCCAGCGATCGCTCCCAGCGATATTTTGCCGAAGGAAACAACGAATACCCTGTGGTGGAAGGTATTGAAACCGATCCGGTATTAAAAAGTTTCGGCGAATTTGAAAGCGATTCACTCAATGTATCCGAGTTTGGTCGGAATCAAGCCACAGCCGTCAGATTGATGAATGAAGTGGGTTGGCCTTAG